One Capra hircus breed San Clemente chromosome 29, ASM170441v1, whole genome shotgun sequence genomic region harbors:
- the LOC102177035 gene encoding olfactory receptor 8G1-like, whose translation MDPGNHSSVTEFILAGLTEQPRLQLPLFLLFLGLYVVTVVGNLGMIILIGLSSRLHTPMYYFLSSLSFIDLCQSTVITPRMLVNFMTEKSIISYPECITQLYFFLLFAISECYMLAAMAYDRYVAICSPLLYNIIMSHRACFSLIWGVYMMGLICAFAHTGCTLRVHFCKLDVINHYFCDLLSLLKLSCSSTYVNELLVLCFSALNIFAPSLIIVSSYVFINSSVLRIPSVKGRSKAFSTCSSHISAVAIFYGSAAFMYLQPSSVSSMDEGKVSSVFYTIVVPMLNPLIYSLRNRDVNVALKKMLERRIFF comes from the coding sequence ATGGACCCTGGAAATCACTCATCAGTGACTGAATTCATCCTTGCTGGCCTCACAGAACAGCCACGACTCCAgctgccccttttcctcctcttcctaggACTCTATGTGGTCACGGTGGTGGGGAACCTGGGCATGATCATATTGATTGGGCTCAGTTCTCGcctgcacacccccatgtactattTCCTAAGCAGCTTGTCTTTCATTGACCTCTGTCAGTCCACTGTCATTACCCCCAGAATGCTGGTGAACTTTATGACAGAGAAGAGCATCATCTCCTACCCTGAATGCATAACTCAGCTTTACTTCTTCCTCCTTTTTGCTATCTCTGAGTGTTACATGTTGGCTGCAATGGCATATGATCGCTATGTTGCCATCTGTAGCCCCTTGCTGTATAATATTATCATGTCACATCGGGCCTGTTTCTCCCTCATTTGGGGAGTGTATATGATGGGATTGATATGTGCCTTCGCCCACACAGGCTGCACGCTTAGAGTTCATTTCTGCAAATTAGATGTGATCAACCATTATTTCTGTGATCTTCTGTCCCTCCTAAAGCTTTCCTGCTCTAGCACCTATGTCAACGAATTACTGGTTCTATGTTTTAGCGCACTTAACATCTTTGCCCCCAGCCTGATCATTGTCAGCTCCTACGTCTTCATTAATTCCAGCGTCCTCCGCATTCCTTCAGTGAAGGGCAGATCTAAAGCCTTCAGCACATGCAGCTCCCACATCTCAGCTGTTGCTATTTTCTATGGGTCTGCAGCATTCATGTATCTGCAGCCATCATCAGTCAGTTCCATGGATGAAGGGAAAGTGTCCTCTGTGTTTTACACTATTGTTGTACCCATGCTGAACCCCCTGATTTATAGTCTACGGAACAGGGATGTCAATGTTGCCCTGAAGAAAATGCTAGAGAGAAGAATATTCTTCTGA